From a single Brassica oleracea var. oleracea cultivar TO1000 chromosome C5, BOL, whole genome shotgun sequence genomic region:
- the LOC106343237 gene encoding formin-like protein 10: MKWLCYVIFITLISCASSPLTCASPAIFSRRHLSQAPVTDPSTPTPGGLPFFPADGLSSPLPPPPPLPMPPPSPPQPSAPTYATFPANISALVLPRSSKPHTASRTLLITLISAVLAVATAIGVALFLYGRWRGQNRNFKDDSKSVASDSKQAAPCPLPRNNTEHKLTVSASATSDVLYLGNVANFVKPESPEICPLPPLSSRSFKQRSSEEEEEDDFYSPLASQAGKESRELRNYSSSDSPATSPPSVDISPVRRNKRNHVASSLRMFTLWNQNHAFPRISSASTSPERGAGGGGTIRTPDAYARSSMYSSVSTTPDRFFRKVLEASSPPRWNDFSRNVKSLFLSSASSPARDFCIDNVSESSSRKLKSSPAATPPPPPPPERPPPAMPAPPPLVPPSQSFMVHKSGKKLSWDGSTKMKPLPWDRVHRPSSCRKNTWESLKFNSFNANPKQRSLSCDLPMFNQESRVLDPRKSQSIAFLLSTLDLTTDDVLQALRDGHYEALGVELLESLSRVAPSEEEERKLRSYSDDKLAPSEKFLKELLNVPFVFKRVDALLFVATFDSKVEHLKQSFGVIQSACEELRNSRMLLKLIEVVLETGKKSVNAHNFKLEALLDGSTTLLHSVVENIIDSEGIKVLQVVRDLGLALVDVKKTAELDYGVLRSEVSKLYQGVQRVKEVLLLSDDEEQECGEFKETVTKFLETAVKEAKKIETEDGSTLLAVKEITEMFHGDSAKEEAKLLRVFVIVRDFMSILDKVCKEMEVE, from the exons ATGAAATGGCTTTGCTACGTCATCTTCATCACCTTGATATCATGCGCATCCTCTCCCTTAACATGCGCCTCACCGGCCATTTTCAGTCGCCGTCACCTCTCACAAGCTCCTGTAACCGATCCTTCCACACCAACTCCCGGCGGCTTGCCTTTCTTCCCAGCTGACGGCTTATCCTCCCCTCTCCCTCCTCCTCCTCCTCTTCCGATGCCTCCTCCGTCGCCTCCACAGCCCTCCGCCCCAACGTACGCCACTTTTCCGGCGAACATCTCCGCCCTCGTCCTCCCTCGCTCCTCAAAACCTCACACCGCTTCAAGAACTCTCCTTATCACACTTATTTCCGCTGTCCTCGCCGTCGCAACAGCCATCGGAGTAGCCTTGTTTCTCTACGGAAGGTGGAGAGGGCAGAACCGTAATTTCAAAGACGATTCGAAGAGCGTAGCTTCAGACAGTAAACAAGCAGCTCCATGTCCCCTTCCAAGAAACAACACCGAACACAAACTCACAGTCTCTGCTTCAGCAACCTCCGATGTTCTCTACCTCGGAAACGTCGCCAATTTCGTCAAACCGGAGTCTCCTGAGATCTGTCCTCTCCCGCCATTATCCTCTCGCAGCTTCAAGCAACGAAGCTCCGAAGAAGAAGAAGAAGACGACTTCTACTCGCCTCTCGCGTCTCAAGCTGGTAAAGAATCACGAGAGCTGAGAAACTACTCTTCCTCGGATTCTCCTGCCACGTCACCACCGTCCGTTGACATATCTCCGGTGAGGAGGAACAAAAGAAACCACGTGGCGTCGTCTCTGAGAATGTTCACCCTCTGGAACCAGAACCACGCCTTCCCACGCATCTCCTCTGCTTCCACTTCACCTGAGAGAGGAGCAGGAGGAGGAGGGACGATTCGAACCCCGGACGCCTACGCTCGCTCCTCCATGTACTCTTCGGTCTCCACCACTCCTGATCGTTTCTTCCGTAAGGTTCTCGAAGCCTCCTCCCCGCCGAGGTGGAACGACTTCAGCCGAAACGTCAAGTCTTTGTTCCTCTCTTCCGCTTCTTCTCCCGCTAGAGATTTTTGCATCGACAACGTCTCTGAATCTTCTTCAAGAAAGTTGAAGTCTTCGCCGGCTGCTACTCCTCCTCCTCCTCCTCCTCCAGAACGGCCACCGCCTGCAATGCCCGCACCGCCTCCTCTTGTACCGCCGTCGCAGTCTTTTATGGTTCACAAGTCTGGAAAGAAGCTGTCTTGGGATGGATCAACGAAGATGAAGCCTCTGCCCTGGGACAGAGTCCACCGACCGAGTTCTTGTCGGAAAAACACATGGGAGAGTCTCAAGTTCAACTCTTTCAATGCTAATCCGAAGCAGAGAAGTCTTAGCTGTGATCTTCCAATGTTTAATCAAGAAAGTAGAGTTTTGGATCCTAGAAAGTCTCAGAGTATTGCTTTTCTACTATCAACACTTGATCTCACCACAGATGATGTTCTTCAAGCCCTTCGAGATG GTCACTATGAAGCGCTTGGAGTTGAGCTTCTTGAGAGTTTATCAAGAGTGGCGCCGAGTGAAGAGGAAGAGAGGAAGTTGAGGAGCTATAGCGATGACAAGCTTGCCCCTTCAGAGAAGTTTCTCAAGGAATTGCTTAATGTGCCTTTCGTGTTCAAAAGGGTTGATGCATTGCTCTTTGTTGCCACTTTTGATTCCAAGGTTGAACATTTAAAACAATCATTTGGCGTTATACAG TCTGCTTGTGAGGAGCTAAGGAATAGCAGAATGCTGTTGAAGCTTATTGAAGTTGTTTTAGAGACAGGAAAGAAGAGCGTGAATGCTCATAACTTCAAACTTGAGGCGTTGTTAGATGGTTCCACCACTCTCTTGCATTCTGTTGTAGAGAACATCATAGATTCAGAAGGTATCAAAGTGTTGCAAGTTGTCAGAGATCTCGGTTTAGCTCTTGTAGATGTCAAGAAAACTGCAGAACTGGACTATGGTGTTCTGAGAAGCGAGGTTTCAAAGCTTTATCAAGGAGTCCAGAGAGTTAAGGAGGTTCTGCTACTGAGTGATGATGAAGAACAAGAATGTGGGGAATTCAAGGAGACGGTGACCAAGTTCTTGGAAACCGCTGTGAAGGAGGCTAAAAAGATTGAAACAGAAGATGGTTCCACGCTCTTAGCAGTGAAAGAGATCACAGAGATGTTCCATGGAGATTCAGCAAAGGAAGAAGCTAAGCTATTGAGAGTGTTTGTGATCGTTAGAGACTTTATGTCCATTCTAGATAAAGTGTGCAAGGAAATGGAGGTTGAGTAG
- the LOC106296069 gene encoding integrator complex subunit 9: MELTCLSKGDGFHYPPCHMLNLSGFRILIDCPLDLLALTIFSPLPCDVGIEAYGQNDQNPIEKKQKLERQMTPDDLVSAEPWYKTIKTLHLWEASLIDIVLISNPMGLLGLPFLTQNPRFCAKIYMTEATAKIGQLMMEDLVSMHMEFRRLHGPEDSSFPWWTKNLDGEEVPSVLKNIVFGENGNDLGSWMRLYSLDDVKSCMKKVQDVKFSEEVCYNGTLIIKALSSGLDIGDCNWLINGPNGSLSYVSDSIFVSHHSKNFDFHGLKGTDVMIYSGFSCLQSAEITDSDCISTISENNDERLAASLLDNEESLGELEKLAFVCSCAAESADAGGSTLITITRVGIVLQLLELLSNSIESSSLKVPIFVISSVAEELLAYANTIPEWLCEQRQEKLISGEPSFDHLKFIKDKKIHLFPAVHSPNLITSWQEPCMVFAPHWSLRLGPSVQLLQRWRGDPKSLLVLEDGISSGLGLLPFRPIAMKILQCSFLSGIRLQKFPTLLSLLKPKILLVPDVVNQRINLSTVKTKSILSYSENKMLSVGRIAENADVEIMAELATKLSWKKLRQRENFGIARLKGDFVMENGKQRLVSGLDQEGSSGKTRSLRHWGTVAPETLLDALMKMSVIGSIEHRRGENGAEGKSIIYITNPSGGMIETSEMGTAIITDDETVASKIFQAIDGILDGI, encoded by the exons ATGGAACTG ACTTGTCTTAGCAAAGGAGATGGCTTTCACTACCCGCCTTGCCACATGCTGAACCTAAGTGGTTTCAGGATCTTGATCGACTGCCCTTTGGACCTTTTAGCTCTCACAATCTTCTCTCCTCTTCCATGTGATGTGGGGATTGAAGCTTATGGTCAGAATGATCAGAATCCAATTGAAAAGAAGCAGAAACTGGAGAGACAGATGACTCCTGATGATTTGGTATCCGCAGAGCCGTGGTACAAAACTATTAAGACCTTGCATTTGTGGGAAGCTTCTTTGATCGATATAGTTCTCATCTCCAACCCTATGGGATTGCTCGGATTGCCATTCCTTACTCAAAACCCAAGATTCTGCGCCAAG ATTTATATGACTGAAGCAACAGCTAAGATTGGTCAGCTCATGATGGAAGATCTTGTCTCTATGCACATGGAGTTCAGACGCTTACACGGACCTGAGGACTCTAGTTTTCCTTGGTGGACAAAGAATTTAGATGGTGAAGAAGTACCAAGTGTGCTTAAGAATATTGTCTTTGGTGAGAATGGTAATGATCTAGGCAGTTGGATGCGTCTCTACAG TTTAGATGACGTAAAGAGTTGCATGAAGAAGGTTCAAGATGTAAAGTTTTCAGAAGAAGTTTGTTATAATGGGACGTTGATCATTAAGGCTCTAAGTTCAGGTCTAGATATTGGGGATTGCAATTGGTTGATCAATGGCCCTAATGGAAGTTTAAGTTATGTGTCAGACTCCATCTTCGTTTCACATCATTCGAAAAATTTCGACTTCCATGGTCTCAAAGGAACCGATGTGATGATTTACTCTGGTTTCTCATGCCTCCAATCCGCAGAAATTACTGATAGTGATTGTATATCAACAATCAG TGAGAATAATGACGAGAGATTGGCTGCTTCGTTACTAGACAATGAAGAAAGCTTAGGAGAGCTAGAGAAGCTAGCTTTTGTCTGCTCATGTGCTGCGGAATCTGCGGATGCTGGTGGCTCAACCTTAATAACGATTACTCGAGTGGGGATAGTTCTGCAGCTCCTTGAGCTATTGTCAAACTCTATTGAGTCCTCTTCTCTAAAG GTTCCAATATTTGTAATATCTTCTGTGGCAGAAGAGCTATTGGCATACGCAAACACCATACCAGAGTGGCTGTGCGAGCAACGACAGGAGAAG TTAATTTCAGGAGAACCTTCATTTGATCATCTTAAATTCATCAAAGACAAGAAGATCCATTTGTTTCCTGCCGTTCACTCACCCAACTTAAT AACAAGTTGGCAAGAACCATGCATGGTGTTTGCTCCTCACTGGAGTTTACGGCTTGGCCCTTCTGTCCAGCTTCTTCAGCGTTGGCGTGGAGATCCAAAATCATTGCTTGTTCTTGAG GACGGTATAAGTTCAGGTTTAGGACTTCTCCCCTTCAGACCAATCGCTATGAAGATTCTCCAATGTTCATTTCTTTCTGGAATTAG GTTGCAGAAGTTCCCAACACTTCTTTCCCTTTTGAAGCCAAAGATTCTTTTG GTCCCTGATGTTGTCAACCAGAGGATCAACCTTTCTACGGTGAAGACAAAATCTATCCTGAGTTACTCCGAGAACAAGATGCTAAGTGTGGGAAGAATTGCAGAGAATGCAGACGTAGAGATAATGGCAGAGTTAGCCACCAAACTGAGCTGGAAGAAACTCAGACAGCGTGAAAACTTTGGTATTGCGAGGTTGAAAGGTGACTTTGTGATGGAAAATGGGAAACAGAGATTGGTTTCCGGGTTGGATCAGGAAGGAAGTTCAGGAAAGACTCGGTCATTGAGGCATTGGGGCACTGTGGCTCCTGAAACACTTTTGGATGCGTTAATGAAGATGAGTGTAATCGGATCGATAGAACACAGGAGAGGTGAGAATGGAGCAGAAGGCAAGAGTATTATCTATATAACAAATCCTAGCGGTGGAATGATAGAGACCTCAGAGATGGGTACTGCTATTATAACAGACGATGAGACTGTGGCCTCTAAGATCTTCCAAGCGATTGATGGAATCCTTGACGGTATTTAG